A single window of Gloeocapsa sp. PCC 73106 DNA harbors:
- a CDS encoding AmpG family muropeptide MFS transporter, whose translation MSIRHPWYFIPSLYFAEGVPYILINVVSVIIYKNLGINNARIAFWTSLLYLPWVLKMLWSPLVEVYSTKRNWIIYSQLAMMFCLILAALSLQLSNFFLISLIIFTIGAFISATHDIAADGIYLLALTLKQQEFFAGIRTIFYRLAVIFGSGLLVFLAGNLQKKWDNVSSSWTFCLGLSGLIFGIIFIYHQLILPDPPVEITEHSLISQKVKKTPPFWEIFISYFRQPKIVAILAFILFYRFGEAMLVKLTSPFLLDKAEQGGLGLSTETVGLVYGTFGIIALIIGSILGGIVIAKYSLKKMIFPLALALHLPNLFYVYMSLGEPPLQFVYLLVALEQFGSGLGLTAFMVYLMQIAQGKYKTSHYAISTGIMALGMMLPGAVSGYIQQEVGYTVFFVIVCLFAILGIATVFFVPIEKRKS comes from the coding sequence ATGTCTATTCGTCACCCCTGGTATTTTATTCCAAGTCTTTATTTTGCGGAAGGAGTACCTTATATTCTGATCAACGTTGTTTCTGTAATCATTTATAAAAATCTGGGGATAAATAATGCTCGAATAGCCTTTTGGACGAGTCTGTTGTATCTTCCTTGGGTCCTAAAAATGTTGTGGAGTCCCTTAGTGGAGGTTTACTCAACTAAAAGAAATTGGATTATTTATTCTCAGTTAGCCATGATGTTTTGCTTAATTTTAGCAGCCCTTTCTCTCCAGTTATCTAATTTCTTTTTAATTTCTTTGATTATTTTTACGATCGGAGCTTTTATTTCTGCTACTCATGATATAGCCGCTGATGGCATTTATTTATTAGCTTTGACTTTAAAACAACAGGAATTTTTTGCGGGTATTCGTACAATTTTTTATCGGCTTGCAGTTATTTTCGGATCAGGACTATTAGTCTTTTTAGCAGGTAATTTGCAAAAAAAATGGGATAATGTTTCATCAAGTTGGACATTTTGCTTGGGCTTATCTGGGTTAATTTTTGGTATAATTTTTATCTATCATCAATTGATTTTGCCCGATCCTCCTGTCGAGATAACTGAACATTCCCTCATTTCTCAAAAAGTTAAGAAAACCCCACCATTTTGGGAAATTTTTATCTCTTACTTTCGGCAACCGAAAATTGTAGCTATTTTAGCTTTTATCTTATTCTACAGATTTGGAGAAGCAATGTTAGTGAAATTAACTTCGCCATTTCTCTTAGATAAAGCTGAACAAGGGGGATTGGGGCTAAGTACAGAAACGGTAGGTTTAGTATATGGAACTTTTGGGATTATTGCTTTAATAATAGGCAGCATTTTGGGGGGTATAGTCATCGCTAAGTATAGCTTGAAAAAGATGATTTTTCCCTTAGCATTAGCTCTGCATTTACCTAATTTATTTTATGTTTATATGTCCTTAGGCGAACCACCGTTACAATTTGTTTATCTTTTAGTTGCTTTAGAACAATTCGGCTCTGGATTAGGTTTAACAGCTTTCATGGTTTATTTAATGCAAATTGCTCAAGGTAAATACAAAACTTCTCACTATGCAATTTCAACGGGAATTATGGCTCTAGGAATGATGTTACCAGGAGCAGTGAGTGGATATATTCAGCAAGAAGTTGGTTATACAGTATTTTTTGTG
- a CDS encoding peroxiredoxin, producing the protein MEECVRVGQLAPNFRATAVINQEFKDIKLSDYLGSYVILLFYPLDFTFVCPTEIIAFSDRYTEFSQLDTEILGISVDSEFSHLAWIQTPRKQGGIGDIAYPLVSDIKKEISNSYNILDPEAGVALRGLFIIDKNRMIQHATINNLSFGRSVDETLRTLKAIQYVQSSPNEVCPVDWQQGQQTMIADPQKAKVYFSRI; encoded by the coding sequence ATGGAAGAATGCGTAAGAGTTGGTCAACTAGCGCCCAACTTTCGAGCTACGGCAGTAATCAATCAGGAATTCAAAGATATTAAATTGTCTGATTATCTGGGGAGTTACGTGATCCTCTTGTTTTATCCTCTAGATTTTACTTTTGTATGTCCTACAGAAATTATTGCTTTTAGCGATCGCTACACCGAATTTTCTCAACTAGATACAGAAATACTCGGGATATCAGTAGATAGTGAATTTTCTCACTTGGCTTGGATTCAAACACCCCGCAAACAAGGAGGTATCGGCGACATTGCTTATCCTTTGGTTTCTGATATCAAAAAAGAAATCAGCAATAGTTACAATATTCTCGATCCAGAAGCAGGAGTAGCTCTACGAGGCTTATTCATTATCGATAAAAATAGAATGATTCAGCACGCAACCATCAATAATCTTTCTTTTGGTCGCAGCGTCGATGAAACTCTTCGTACTCTTAAAGCAATTCAATATGTGCAGAGTTCTCCTAATGAGGTTTGTCCCGTAGATTGGCAACAGGGACAACAAACGATGATCGCTGATCCACAAAAAGCTAAAGTCTATTTCTCGCGCATTTAG
- the aroF gene encoding 3-deoxy-7-phosphoheptulonate synthase translates to MIVVMRVGSPETEIERVGQEFTDWGLTPEKIVGKHKVVIGLVGETSGLDPLRIQEVSPWIETVLRVERPFKRASLEFRHGEYSEVLVSTPLGQIPIGKHHPVKIVAGPCSVENEEMIVATAKRVKAAGAHFLRGGAYKPRTSPYAFQGHGESALGLLATAREASGLGIITEVMDTADLDKIAEVADVIQVGARNMQNFSLLKKVGAQDKPVLLKRGMSATIDEWLMAAEYILAAGNPNVILCERGIRTFDRDYARNTLDLSVIPVLRTLTHLPIMIDPSHGTGRAEYVPTMAMAALAAGTDSLMIEVHPNPAKALSDGPQSLTPDRFDELITELAVIGKAVDRWQEPSAVVC, encoded by the coding sequence ATGATTGTAGTTATGAGAGTTGGTTCCCCAGAGACTGAAATTGAGCGCGTTGGTCAAGAATTCACCGATTGGGGATTAACACCTGAAAAAATCGTAGGTAAGCACAAAGTGGTAATTGGCTTGGTAGGAGAAACATCGGGCTTAGATCCACTACGCATACAAGAAGTTAGTCCTTGGATCGAAACAGTATTAAGAGTAGAACGCCCCTTTAAACGCGCTAGTTTAGAATTCCGTCATGGAGAATACTCTGAAGTTCTCGTTTCTACTCCCTTAGGGCAGATTCCCATTGGTAAACATCATCCTGTAAAAATAGTAGCAGGCCCTTGTTCGGTGGAAAACGAAGAAATGATCGTAGCAACCGCCAAACGAGTTAAAGCCGCAGGTGCTCACTTTCTGCGCGGAGGAGCTTACAAACCCCGTACTTCCCCCTACGCTTTCCAGGGACACGGTGAAAGCGCCCTGGGCTTGCTAGCGACAGCTAGAGAAGCGAGTGGACTGGGAATCATTACCGAAGTTATGGACACCGCAGATTTAGATAAAATTGCCGAAGTCGCTGACGTGATTCAAGTGGGAGCCAGAAATATGCAAAATTTCTCTCTGTTGAAAAAAGTCGGTGCTCAAGATAAACCCGTACTTCTTAAAAGGGGTATGTCGGCTACTATTGATGAATGGTTAATGGCGGCAGAATATATCTTGGCTGCGGGTAATCCCAACGTAATTCTCTGTGAACGAGGTATTCGTACCTTTGATCGCGATTACGCTCGCAATACTCTAGATTTATCGGTAATTCCCGTACTCAGAACTCTGACTCACCTGCCGATTATGATTGACCCCAGTCATGGTACAGGAAGAGCGGAATACGTGCCCACCATGGCGATGGCAGCGTTAGCAGCAGGGACTGACTCTCTAATGATCGAAGTTCACCCTAATCCAGCTAAAGCCCTCTCCGATGGTCCTCAATCCTTGACTCCGGACCGATTCGATGAGTTAATAACTGAGTTAGCTGTAATCGGTAAGGCGGTAGACCGTTGGCAAGAACCCTCCGCTGTAGTTTGTTAG
- a CDS encoding UPF0175 family protein, producing the protein MSVEEARLLLMVKLFETGKLTVGQAAELAGYSKPTFRELLGKLNVSVIDYPPSELEEEMNF; encoded by the coding sequence ATTAGCGTTGAAGAAGCGCGACTACTGTTGATGGTTAAACTGTTTGAAACAGGAAAATTAACGGTGGGGCAAGCTGCTGAACTAGCAGGTTATTCTAAACCTACTTTTAGAGAATTGCTTGGTAAATTAAATGTTTCTGTCATTGACTATCCCCCTAGTGAATTAGAAGAGGAGATGAACTTTTGA